In the genome of Aedes aegypti strain LVP_AGWG chromosome 2, AaegL5.0 Primary Assembly, whole genome shotgun sequence, the window gcaaaaatattactgcacaatcgacaagcatttcgcgaaatactatttatactataaataagctattgttttctcttttgattgccggcattcaaaagattaatttgaaaacgcttaaacaacaaatatttatggtctatcgccagctttctaggcgaatcctgacaatataccttccccaacctccaactccgtagcacttatgagggtgtcgctgagtcggtggcctctcattaagtaagtgctacatcaacatttccttcccctatcccaagttacggtaaagatgggcgtggccgggaatagcgatattcatgcttttagtattcttgtttatgatttgaacaaggtatactcccctgccttgttcttgaaagtggtcaggatgagattattaaaaagaaacatgaatgttgctagtatccaatctacgaagtataccgtaactacgctaacgctaacgctaacgctaacgaaCCGATTGCAGCTTGTGTTAGAACGTTCAGCATAGTGGAAGATCTGTTCGAGCTTGACGAACCGTCCAGCCATTTCGCCAATAGAATCTACCGTTCAAGATTAAATTGACGTTtaaagtgttatttttttttttgtttttccatgTGATGTAATGTGGTGTGTAATAGATTTCGTCCTTTTATTAGTATGTTAGTCGTAATAAGTTTATGTAGACCATGAAGTCCGATAAACatgaagaataaataaataaataaataaataaataaatactgacggaggatggatgtgctccccaaagcacggtcctccgtgcggcgtcttttggtggctggacggtttttttttgtggaggagcTGGGAATTGAATCAGTCTGGAAGATGATCACCATATcatcgaaaaaaatatacatttttcggAAACTATGAAATGCTCGAAAGCCTATGATACCATAGTTGGTTGAAAACATGTTACCATGCAAAAAGGTGAaaataaactaaactaaactaaacaattatttttcatataattaaaTATTGTAACCTTAAATTCATAATAATTTGAAGGATTTTACATGGATAATTATTGCTATGCAAAGCTGAGAACAGGTCTTAAAAGATTTACAAAGTACTGATTTTAgagatgtttacatgaaatgtaaagtatgatttattaaAACTTTTCTGTGATCTTATTAGTGGACGCATGCAAAAAAGAACTTTAAATTTAATATCAAatataatttagtttaaattgcagaattaaatttagattaaatcgatattttcaacatacttgcagtttcaaaattcttcatttctcatatatggcaaaatacaatacttacCTAAGCCACCAAAAAGTAGTATATGAGCAAATAAATgctttgatgataataaatcttcgagctgcttagtagaatacctatagtTTTTTCATCTTCTTTCAAATAAATGCTCACaaaagctggtaaacttgcagattgagacaaaaattgtcctgccAATCAGATTTGctgtaaatatatatataaaatagaATCAAAAGTATCTATGCTTGGTTTAAATATGTGGTATGATTGGTTCAACTACACGAAATAATTGAATCAACCATAGATATGATTGACTGAAtatcaggcgttgcagaattcgctctcatttgagaatgaagcacgatcaaagcaagcaaagaaaaacatcccatctgttgcggtccacgatcgtcattgtatcgcaaggtgtaacaagtctgataaatggaagcagcgagcgagagccccaacgagagagcgatgataaaatccatttttctcgcttgtttaccgttggggataggtgtttttctttactggcacgataaacaatccacgaacttccaatagcaacagtgtcccccaggcttggagcatatTTAGagtggttttatcatgcactactatccccccaatctgctcaaacttgtagcagtatacgataaacagtctctcataatttgcagcatgttatgatagttacagagagcgatacgtgagagattctctcaattttctcaggattcaatccctgctgaATATACATATACAATCATAACAATGGTATTATTGTCGATGTCGTGTTGTCAAAACCTGCACgaatcttctttatcgataTGGTAAAAAAgcgacaaaatgtaaataaatatggGAGCAGGAATACAAACCACTATCTTGTGAGTGAGATACCACTAACTTATAGTTGCTCTAATTTCGCTTTTTGGTATATAGTGTTTTTTTGCTGTGCATCTTATAACGTTTCGTGGTAACAATGTGCAGACAGCTGATTTAACAATAGTAGTATTGAAATATTCATGTGATGGAAGACAGAAACAAAAGCAAAAGCGATTGGGTAAACCATACTGTCAGTTTAGAAGTACCGATAATATGCTTGAAACGATTGTACTCAGGCATATTAAAACAACTATCGGAAAAGTTATTTCAATCTGTCAACACTTTTCTCCGTGACTGCAAGTTGGTTTtaacagtcaaattttgcattttcaacatctaatatctcaaaaactagacgtgctatgatatttttgaaaactggaGTGGAGTGAGCAACcctatttttaattaaatatcaGTATTTCGgggcttgagacaaaaacgtgttccgcagtaaAATccaacacttccacagttattaactgagatctttATTTCCctattgattatttttgcatgtgtatcgtgtggcaggtacaaaggtactctatgcccagggaagtcgagaaaatttctttttCGGAACGATCCTCGACCGGGGAGGTTTCGAAACCACGACCCCCAGCTTGGTAAAAATTTGAgatccgtacgtggacgctaagtggtccccaacggccctgaaggttTTAGGCGTAGATGACCCTCTGCGCAATATCGAGCTCGCTGCTgtagtgcacgcagcatgagtacgaaaagccactagttaCAAATTGTtctgcgcgcgttgataatcagcatagaggtttgttttctttgggatgattcaaatagtACGTGACgcaaaattcgacaattttagaccctctccctcccccacgtaacagctcttatatgaaaagtttaaaatttgtgtGTGGAACTGGACCATCACAATacggaagaccccctccctccctctgttgcgttacgtaatattttaaCGATCCCTTTGTAGTTCTGAATTTTATGCCAGCGTGCAGTGTTACGAAGATAtccacagtataaaatattattttacttaaaattttatgcggattatcaatttgttacggCTTTTCGTACTCgtgttgcgtacactagagcagcgagctcgatttggcgcacGGGGGTCATCTACGCCTTAAACCTTCAAGGCCGTTGGGGGTCCACGTACGGACTGACTGatatttttcttaccaaaactagcactttacaatgacaaacttataacatttcgcattttcgaaaaataaggtaCGGCCTAATGGACATGTTATGTGtggaattatgaaaaaatcctcgtgctcaggtggaattcgaacccacgactcttgtatgATTGACGATTGCTTTACCAACTAtgctgcctctctgtagtaacCATATCGTTACTTGAATGCTAGCGACACGTTAATAGCTTTCCCCTATCTATACCTTCACTTCTACAATACAGTAGCTAAATAAATCGCAATCTCTCAGTGCGCATGGAATGGGTCTGAGAGAGGTCTAGGGAtttgatttcaaaactttttaccttctgagcagggattgaatgctgagaaaattgagagaatctctcacgcatcgctctctgtaactatatATTATgacacattatgagagactgtttatcgtatactgctacaactttgatcagatcggggggatagtagtgcatgataaaacccctctaaacaagctccaaacttgGGGGACACTaatgctattggaagttcggggattgtttatcgtgctagtaaagtaaaacatttaCCCAACGGAAAACaaacgagaaaaatggattGTACCATCGCTCTTTCTTTGGGGCTATCATTTGCTGCTTCTATTTaccagacttgttacaacttgtgaTCCATTGCCGATCGTGGACCGCTGCAGATGGGTtggttttcttcgcttgctttgatcgtgcttcaaaatcaaatgggagcgaattctgcaatgcctgcttcTGAGTTATTAGGTCAttaagtggctcggtagcttagttgataAACCACTCGTCTTGCATataagagtcgtgggttcgaatccaacCAGAGCActtgtattattttttcacaattacactcataatttgtccatctttaccacgcgtaatgagttaattaatttaatgaatTCCTTAAGAACCTCAAATACATTCCCATCAAACACAACTTTTGCAATAACACTACTAATCTACaactatctctacctgcaaccatgtagaTTATTTTGGAATAAAAATCCCTTATTATTATTGTTCTGGTCTTCCATCGCGCTCCTCGTTTTCAGAGACACGAAGACCTCTGGGATTGACCTGCGACTGGAtcgtcgttgttgttgttgtttgagagggactttaacccgaaggtcattcgtctctTATATGGGACCGTCAGATAGTAGTGCTGTTTCTCTGAACGTCAGATCTCCTAATCGCAAcatcgagtgcaatgttgaaaaaTGAGCTTCACACATCGTCTCAATTCGAGCATTTTTCCAACCATCCAGCGttgtattttttcttctttttggcgttacgtctcaactgagacagagcctgtttctcagattagtgttcttatgccaACTTCGACTTACAAatagagagctttctttgccagggatcatttttgcatgtgtacatcgtgtgTTAATGTCGAAAATACGTCGACGTAAGTGGGGCCTTTCTTGGCCAAGTGGTTAGGCCACAAAGCAAaggctgaaggtgtctgggttcgatgccCGGTCGGTttcggatcttttcgtaatggaaacagagtatcatcgtacctgccacacgatatacgaatgcaaaaatggcaagtttagtgaagaaagctttcagttattAATTATGGAGGTGCACATTGAATACTAAGCTGTGATGCAGGCTTTGTCCATGTGAGGACGTAATGATGAAGAAGACGTCGACgttatgtcaagaagaagaagatgatggacatagccatcacaaccatttcgcctttatcagggctttgaatctgtagctctggttctcaatagatAGTAAATAATttacactgaagaagactacaAATGGTAGTTGACGGATTCGGGTCGGGTTTTTAATTCTTCGGGCGGGTTTGAAAGGCTACAATACTATCGGGTGcaggtcgggttcgggcttgtaAAAAATCGGGTATGATTCGGGTTTGGTGAATTTAGTAAACCGAACAACAACCGCACCTAAAGCTTCCTTATTCATCAGATACGACGAATTTATCgtttagggccgatttcttcaccccaCTTAGGTCGtaaacctagtttaatcatatgggtaaacgtggtttactgcttaagcgaaggtgaagaaatcggcccttattCAATTTCGgtctttctttcaaaattatttcgggTTTCAGGTCGGCTTCGGGTTTAAATATCAATTGTTTTTCGGGTTCAGGTCGGTATTTTTAATGCAATTCGGGGGCtcagatagccatagcggtaaacgcataGCTTTTCATCGAGAACAAACTGAAGGtcatgagttcgaatcccaaccGGTCAAATATCTTTTCGGgtagtacctgccacacgatatacatatgcaaaaatgatcaattaacaaaaaaaagctctcagttaattactgtagaagtgctcataagaacactaggctgaggaggctctgtcccatttgggacgtaacgtcagtatAAAGAAGAAGTTTTTGCAATGAAGTgtcttgaaattgaattttgattgttgcatttttattttgtactGTTTTGTGTTCTATTTCTATTTTCATATCCTACTATATACAAACATTGAACGGAATCCTATTTCTCCTTTATGACACTACTGTAAGTCATTAAgaacatttgaaataaaaaccCACTAGTCACCATCTAACCTACCCAACAGATGATGAACCACTGGTTGAGGTCATTACAATCTTGTGGTAAGCTGTTGTATTTCGCTTATAATGCACTGCCCAGATTAAGTACACATCAGTCACTAAAAGAACCGACTGCCCAAGCGTTCCTCTTGCGAAGCAGCAGCATCTCGTCTAGTATCCACATTTTATCATTATGTCCGCCCCCTGCCTGGACAAAATCCCAGAATCGTACGATGATCACCTGGCTGAAATGGAGACGCAATTCCAACAGCACGCCAAGACCTACCTCCGAGAGGAACCGGAACTTCGCCGGCAGATGTTGGTCCAGCTTCGGGACTGGATTGCTAAGCATCCTCACATTAGGAAAGTTCGCACCGATGCCCTCTTCCTGCTGAAATTCCTCCGCGCCAAAAAGTACAATTTTATCAATGCTACTAAACTGTTGGAACGATATCTAGCTACCAAAGTGCTGCATCGGGATTGGTTCGGACGTTTGGACATAGAAGATCCGGAGCTTGGTGCCTTGGTGGACACAGGATATTTGTTCCCGCTTCCGGAACGGGACAGCAAAGGGCGGACGTTGCTGTTCAGCGTTGCGTCCGGCATTGATCCGGCTAGGTTCACTGGGAGACATGCATGTCGTCTGCACATGATGACGGCGGAATTGTGCGCGGAATCGAACGAGTTTCTCTGTGGAGGGTTTATCTTGGTGTATGACTTTTCCAACATCACATTGGCTCATCTGAACGTGGTTTCGTTCAACGATATCCGACTGCTTTCGAAAGCTGCTAACAATTCCCTGGCAGTGAGAGCTCAAGAGGTTCACTTTGTCAACACTCCAAGTGCGGGACTGACGATCGCCAATTTTGCGCTGCAATTGACAAATGAGAAGCTTCGGAACAGGATATTTGTAAGTTTGATATTCGTTATcgtaataattgtttttttttacattataatTTGATTACAGTGCCACAAAAACTGGGACGAGCTGTACAAGAAGGTCGATAAAGATCTCCTCCCGAAGGAGTACGGTGGAAAGATCCCCCAAGCTGAGCTaattgaatctttcaaaaagCGATGCACAGAAATGCGTCCGCTGTTGTTGGCGTACGATGAGATGGACATGGAAATTGCAAACGACTCTGAATATAGGAACGATGGAACCGGCGATGAGTTGGAATCTGGTGCTATTGGTACATTCCGGAAGCTGCAAGTGGATTAAGCTAaggttgttttgtttatttgaagGTTATAATAGATTTATGTTACCACCCTTGTTGAGTACATTTAAATTTTCCGCACATATGAGTTTTGTGCCAATATTCGAAATGCCAAAAAATCCCATAATAAATGCTGTACACTTGTCACTATTCTTTTCTCTCACAAGCATGTTTAAGCATAGTATCGTGCGTGATTACAGCGAAAAATCCAAATGGATTTTAGCTTGGGCTTTCCTGCCTGTGTCACTCACCTCGCGCGTTAATTTATAATAAGCAATCGATTATCAGTTTGATTCAGTAGGTATTATGTCATTGTTAGATCgtaacttgaagatttgaatatTGAAATAGTTTATTGGAAACTAAGGGTGTTTTATGCAATGTAGGACATATGTGTGTTCTGTGAAGGTTGTTTCTTTCACTGTCTTCAAAGTAAAATAATAAACGTGCCTAGATTCAATTTCCCAACTAAGTAACAACGAGCTAAATAACGTAAAAGTAAAGgatgtacggaatcaaattgcgatacacacaatttttcaaatgcatactaTAGGCATAAATAAGATGATATTtgtgcacattttttttttcgcaaagcaTAACTGTTGGCTGTTGAGTGTACCGATAAATGCGTTTATTTTgacttgttaagtattgtttttaaccAAAAGTTTGGAacatcattttgattcaaatgccgaacactgtgttcattctgtctcatatttcgaacaccttgattcaaaatccgaacagcacgaataaatcgtattcaaatgaataacttcgcaaataaatttatctgagctagttttactgatcTCGAACTAAAGGATCATCACTTCTCCTGAAGTATAAAACagattggaagacgtttaaattaaattgcgattgactgccatttctttGTAGGTTgattacatatttcagcgaaacaatttaaccaaatcgccatacaaaaaccgagtgtgcGGAATATGagtatgtttggaatttgagacaaaacggtacttacaagggaaggtcacgatggtgttacacggggttttcaaccggactatttttgttggattctacatgtcgaaatatgaaaaaccccaaagcctttcgggtgatggaccagtggtgtagccaggaggggctcagaaagggtcgattttgtacgaatataatattattgagtcaattgaaaatttgtcaaaaagatttttctcagtatttaTTACGATAGTAAtgatcagaattgacattaatgtatgtttgtaatgtattttcatgccattggcgtaactaacatggaatactgacaccaaaacaaatttggttttattgaaatagTATATCAACAAGAAACCCATCCCAATTGCGGctatggcatggaaaaaatacattttaaacatacatcaatgtcaattctgttctctaccatcacaataattactttaaaaatatttgtatcgaatttccaattagcttaataatataatatacgtacaaaattgccccttttagagcctctcctggctacaccactggtccatcacccgaaaggctttggggtttttcatatttcgacatgtaaaatccaacaaaaatagtccggttgaaaaccccgtgtaacaccatcatgaccttcccttgttagcttGATAGTGAATCTTACAAAGCCTAAACAAATACACATTGAACAAATTGCTCCCAAAATTTTAATAGAATATACCCAATAGGTAAAAAGTTACAGCCATTTAAAAGTGGTGCAATTTGATTCCATACACCTTTTACTTTCAAAGTTCGACAACGGAAGTCATTAGCAATAACCGAAAAGtaccaataaataaaaaacgatTATGTAAATGGAGATTAAAACCAAAGCAAGGATAATTAACAACTTAAAAAACTCCAgtttataaaaaatctgaagattTTATTGGTTGTGtcagggctgtgcattttcgaaagcattttgtgaaacacgaaggcttggttgtgtcgtcccgatggtgacgaacaactgcgtcgcttcgttcttcgttccacactcattcgtttcgttatccgaattgaaagcaacgaacaagaaaggtgaaatgaaagagtaagaatttcgtttcatttaatttcgttgaaatttatcaaaatgtttcaaattgcatTTGACCTATTTTTGCAATGTAATTATGTAACTTGTTGAGTAATTAATTAAGATAGAGAAACTATGCGGGCCACCACGTCGTTTATTTGAATTAAACAGCTCCTATAGTtagagactaccgattgaaagaccaGCTCGCTGCGGTGAGGCTCCGATTTATGACGCGCGACGCACAAGCAGCACGAAAGAGATGAGagactacgcttgctgcgatgaaaggaaaggttcgtcggattgaaacgaaacagtagagtttcaaCTGAAAAGcaagcttgagtcagtcagtaggggactgaaaatgctttcaatgaaatgaaaatgtacGGCCCTGTTTTGACGTGGTTTGTTAAAGACCCCGGATCGCCTTGAGTTTCTCATTGCACACGACTATTGGATTTCCTATAATTCACCTGTAAATTCTCTAAGACACCAAACACGGGAAAAAGTCTGATTCCCAAATCATGAATTTCAAGTGATGAAATTCATTAATTTGTTAGGTTTGGATATtgggatcacaaatcatggttcttGGAGTCATAATCATAATTCTTCAtgagcgtaacatccagtgtgacaACACTAAGCGGTGCGCTTTGCTTCAACTCATTcggatttattatttatttatttggctttacatcaattatcttgataaaacctcgtcaacgacatttcgccaattcactcggttcatggccgcttctctccatcctcgactgcgactcacgctctccaggtcctggtgcacctggtcaaccCACCTAACTCGCTGCGCCCCACATCTTCTAGTTCCGACCGGTTTTATAGTGAACACCATCTTAACAGGGTTATTGTTCagaattcttgcaacatgccctgccctgCGTATCCTTCCATCTTTAgataccttcacgatactgaattcgccgtagagttgagcgagctcgttgttcatccttcgccgccacacaccgttctcctgcacgccgccgagtgctaaggacgagtAGCACTCAGAGTTTGAAAACCCCAAGAGTttgcaagtcctcttcgagcatagtccacgtctcatgcccatagagaactaccggtcttatgagcgttttgtacatcatgcatttggtgcgggggtgaatctttcttgaccgcagtttcttctggagcccatagtaggcacaaCTTCCGCTGacgatgcgccttcgtatttcccgactaacgttgttgtcaggcgtcaacaaggatccgaggtagacgaactcatcc includes:
- the LOC5569908 gene encoding clavesin-1, which gives rise to MSAPCLDKIPESYDDHLAEMETQFQQHAKTYLREEPELRRQMLVQLRDWIAKHPHIRKVRTDALFLLKFLRAKKYNFINATKLLERYLATKVLHRDWFGRLDIEDPELGALVDTGYLFPLPERDSKGRTLLFSVASGIDPARFTGRHACRLHMMTAELCAESNEFLCGGFILVYDFSNITLAHLNVVSFNDIRLLSKAANNSLAVRAQEVHFVNTPSAGLTIANFALQLTNEKLRNRIFCHKNWDELYKKVDKDLLPKEYGGKIPQAELIESFKKRCTEMRPLLLAYDEMDMEIANDSEYRNDGTGDELESGAIGTFRKLQVD